One Curtobacterium sp. MCLR17_032 genomic window carries:
- a CDS encoding sodium:proton antiporter produces MDIAELLILLVGSLAVTGFARAWGLPAPLLVTAVALGVSFIPGLPHIEIDSEVILTVVLPPLLYSAALDVSWQSFRGSIKQIRRLGIFLVIITALAVGLAAYLIIPDMTWPAAILLGAIVAPPDAVSAAAIGRKLGLPRRVMTVLSGESLINDAASLTLVRVFTLIIAGASLTIWQDLGIFGLAIGVGLVVGGVLGVVVHWIRMRINDPVVETIMSILLPFVAYILAEELSGSGVIAVVTAGLYIGYNSPKEGYATRLQERPLWTSVDVILEGFVFALIGLQLNTVVQDLVESERSLGQTLTAAAVVLVVVIVVRPLFIFESYARNRLHGRFIRPLRIRASRGHRSLRWIRGTAEPKLNWRELTVISWTGMRGVVTLAAAVSVVASPTKIPAQDTIFVIAFIVTVGTLLLQGLTLPFVIRALKVQDPGEDDKDRRSEMLLNQRTTVAAIELLDKRRPEWGTRYGSDAVDSVVSRLKARLERQAETFRQDAEEEETDDRNTAMRLRGAQIQDIRRELLDRRREIVLEEREKGNLDEEVMRRVLVTLDAEELAMDSAQASRSRS; encoded by the coding sequence GTGGACATCGCCGAGTTGCTCATCCTGCTGGTCGGATCGCTCGCCGTCACCGGGTTCGCCCGCGCATGGGGACTCCCGGCTCCGCTCCTCGTCACCGCGGTCGCCCTCGGCGTGTCGTTCATCCCCGGTCTGCCCCACATCGAGATCGACTCGGAGGTCATCCTCACGGTGGTCCTACCGCCGCTGCTCTACTCGGCGGCGCTCGACGTGTCGTGGCAGAGCTTCCGCGGGTCGATCAAACAGATCCGACGACTCGGCATCTTCCTCGTCATCATCACGGCGCTCGCCGTGGGCCTGGCCGCCTACCTGATCATCCCCGACATGACGTGGCCGGCCGCGATCCTCCTGGGTGCGATCGTGGCGCCGCCGGACGCGGTGTCCGCCGCGGCGATCGGCCGCAAGCTCGGCCTGCCCCGCCGCGTGATGACGGTCCTGTCCGGCGAGAGCCTGATCAACGACGCCGCGTCGCTGACGCTCGTCCGCGTGTTCACGCTGATCATCGCCGGTGCGTCACTGACGATCTGGCAGGACCTCGGCATCTTCGGCCTGGCGATCGGCGTCGGCCTGGTCGTCGGCGGTGTCCTCGGCGTGGTCGTGCACTGGATCCGGATGCGGATCAACGACCCGGTGGTCGAGACGATCATGAGCATCCTGCTGCCGTTCGTGGCGTACATCCTGGCCGAGGAGCTCTCCGGCTCGGGCGTCATCGCGGTCGTCACCGCGGGGCTGTACATCGGCTACAACTCCCCCAAGGAGGGCTACGCGACCCGCCTGCAGGAGCGTCCACTCTGGACGAGTGTCGACGTGATCCTCGAGGGCTTCGTCTTCGCGCTGATCGGGCTGCAGCTCAACACGGTCGTGCAGGACCTGGTCGAGAGCGAGCGGAGCCTCGGGCAGACGCTGACCGCCGCGGCCGTCGTCCTGGTGGTGGTGATCGTGGTCCGTCCGCTCTTCATCTTCGAGTCGTACGCACGCAACCGCCTGCACGGCCGGTTCATCCGTCCGTTGCGGATCCGCGCCTCCCGAGGGCACCGTTCCCTGCGCTGGATCCGAGGCACGGCCGAGCCGAAGCTCAACTGGCGAGAACTGACGGTCATCTCGTGGACCGGCATGCGTGGCGTGGTGACGCTGGCCGCCGCGGTCTCGGTCGTCGCGAGCCCGACGAAGATCCCCGCCCAGGACACGATCTTCGTGATCGCCTTCATCGTCACGGTCGGCACCCTGTTGCTGCAGGGGCTGACGCTGCCGTTCGTGATCCGCGCGCTCAAGGTGCAGGACCCGGGCGAGGACGACAAGGACCGGCGCAGCGAGATGCTGCTCAACCAGCGGACCACCGTCGCCGCGATCGAGCTGCTCGACAAGCGCCGTCCGGAGTGGGGCACGCGGTACGGATCGGACGCCGTCGACTCGGTGGTCTCCCGCCTCAAGGCCCGGCTGGAGCGCCAGGCCGAGACGTTCCGGCAGGACGCCGAGGAAGAGGAGACGGACGACCGCAACACCGCGATGCGTCTCCGCGGTGCGCAGATCCAGGACATCCGGCGCGAGCTGCTGGACCGCCGGCGCGAGATCGTCCTCGAGGAACGCGAGAAGGGCAACCTCGACGAAGAGGTCATGCGCCGCGTGCTCGTGACCCTCGATGCGGAAGAACTCGCGATGGACTCGGCGCAGGCCTCCCGCAGTCGTTCCTGA
- a CDS encoding inorganic phosphate transporter yields MDITLIVVLVIALALFFDFTNGFHDTANAMATPIATGAMKPTVAVSVAAVLNLVGAFLSTAVATSISHGLINEGPGGVAISPEMIFAGLIGAVVWNMITWLRGLPSSSSHALFGGLIGAAIVGAGFDSVNYAALLTVVIIPAFLSPVIAALVSLLATRIAYRITRRPVFPNERGGFRVGQIFTSSMVSLAHGTNDAQKTMGVITLTLIASGAQSANQGVQFWVVVACALAIALGTYTGGWRIIRTLGSGITEIRATQGFAAEASTAATILASSHLGFALSTTQVSSGSIIGAGLGRRGSKIQWSTAGKIVIAWFITLPAAAAVGAIASGIARFGVIGLVIDAVAGGIVVLGLYLWSLRKPHDSAIEIDVAANAVLTRKEQRGLQRKKRAEAVAARRAELSRERTLRRMAGRKGGRR; encoded by the coding sequence GTGGACATCACGCTCATAGTCGTCCTGGTCATTGCGTTGGCCCTCTTCTTCGACTTCACAAACGGTTTTCACGACACCGCCAACGCAATGGCGACCCCGATCGCGACCGGCGCCATGAAGCCCACGGTGGCGGTCTCCGTCGCAGCGGTGCTCAACCTCGTCGGGGCGTTCCTCAGCACAGCTGTGGCGACGTCGATCTCGCACGGGCTCATCAACGAGGGACCCGGTGGCGTCGCCATCAGTCCGGAGATGATCTTCGCGGGGCTGATCGGCGCGGTGGTCTGGAACATGATCACGTGGCTGCGCGGCCTGCCGTCGTCGTCCTCGCACGCGCTCTTCGGTGGCCTCATCGGCGCCGCGATCGTCGGTGCCGGGTTCGACTCGGTGAACTACGCGGCGCTGCTGACGGTGGTGATCATCCCCGCCTTCCTGTCGCCGGTGATCGCGGCCCTGGTGTCGCTGCTCGCCACGCGGATCGCCTACCGGATCACCCGTCGCCCGGTGTTCCCGAACGAGCGCGGCGGCTTCCGCGTCGGCCAGATCTTCACCTCGTCGATGGTGTCGCTCGCGCACGGCACGAACGACGCGCAGAAGACCATGGGCGTCATCACGCTCACACTCATCGCGTCGGGTGCCCAGTCGGCGAACCAGGGCGTGCAGTTCTGGGTCGTCGTGGCGTGTGCGCTCGCGATCGCCCTCGGCACCTACACCGGTGGCTGGCGCATCATCCGCACCCTCGGCTCCGGCATCACCGAGATCCGGGCGACGCAGGGCTTCGCGGCCGAGGCCTCCACTGCCGCGACAATCCTGGCCTCGAGCCACCTCGGCTTCGCGCTCTCCACCACGCAGGTGTCCTCGGGCTCGATCATCGGCGCGGGCCTCGGTCGTCGCGGGTCGAAGATCCAGTGGTCGACAGCGGGCAAGATCGTCATCGCCTGGTTCATCACCCTGCCGGCAGCCGCCGCGGTCGGAGCGATCGCCTCCGGCATCGCCCGCTTCGGCGTGATCGGCCTGGTCATCGACGCCGTCGCCGGTGGGATCGTGGTCCTCGGCCTGTACCTCTGGTCGCTGCGCAAGCCGCACGACTCGGCCATCGAGATCGACGTCGCCGCGAACGCCGTGCTCACCCGCAAGGAGCAGCGCGGCCTGCAGCGCAAGAAGCGTGCCGAGGCGGTCGCCGCCCGCCGCGCCGAACTGAGCCGTGAGCGGACCCTCCGCCGCATGGCCGGACGCAAGGGAGGCCGTCGCTGA
- a CDS encoding aspartate ammonia-lyase, with protein sequence MTRDGEEHHVTSAATRTETDSLGSREVPVDSYWGINTLRAMENFPIASVPIAVYPDLVAALVTVKQAAARANRAIGVLDDERADAIDRAAQEVRDGALRDQFVVDVVQGGAGTSTNMNTNEVLANRALELLGRERGDYAYLHPIDHVNRSQSTNDTYPTSIKIAMIYGVRRLADQLEQLSDAFAERGRAFADVLKVGRTQLQDAVPMTLGQEFTGFAHTIQEDVVQLRRVVPLLGEMNLGATAIGTGITADPLYRDEVRRQLAEASGVDVVTAPDLIEATSDAGSFMTLSGTVKRSAMKLSKICNDLRLLASGPQAGLGEITLPPRQAGSSIMPGKVNPVIPEVVNQIAFAVAGADTTVTMAAEGGQLQLNAFEPIIAHSILQSLQWMARGCATLREHCVIGIEANEAKLAAQVDTNVGVVTALTPYIGYAAAASIAHTALTTSTPISTLVIAAGLMDEHQVHRVLSPARLSGIEMATGAIPVITEAMLQQHARDAAPRPPLA encoded by the coding sequence GTGACCCGCGACGGAGAGGAACACCACGTGACGAGCGCTGCCACCCGCACCGAGACCGATTCCCTGGGCTCGAGGGAGGTGCCCGTCGATTCGTACTGGGGCATCAACACCCTCCGGGCGATGGAGAACTTCCCGATCGCCTCCGTGCCGATCGCGGTGTACCCGGACCTCGTCGCCGCTCTGGTGACCGTGAAGCAGGCGGCAGCCCGGGCGAACCGGGCGATCGGGGTCCTCGACGACGAGCGCGCCGACGCCATCGACCGTGCCGCGCAGGAGGTGCGTGACGGTGCCCTCCGCGACCAGTTCGTCGTCGACGTGGTCCAGGGCGGTGCCGGCACGAGCACGAACATGAACACGAACGAGGTCCTGGCGAACCGGGCCCTCGAGCTCCTCGGCCGCGAGCGGGGCGACTACGCGTACCTGCACCCCATCGACCACGTGAACCGCAGCCAGTCGACGAACGACACGTACCCGACGAGCATCAAGATCGCGATGATCTACGGGGTGCGCCGCCTGGCCGACCAGCTGGAGCAGCTGTCGGACGCGTTCGCCGAGCGGGGCCGCGCCTTCGCGGACGTCCTCAAGGTGGGTCGGACGCAGCTGCAGGACGCCGTGCCGATGACGCTCGGCCAGGAGTTCACGGGCTTCGCGCACACCATCCAGGAGGACGTCGTCCAGCTCCGCCGCGTGGTGCCGCTGCTCGGTGAGATGAACCTCGGCGCGACCGCGATCGGCACCGGCATCACCGCGGATCCGCTCTACCGCGACGAGGTCCGCAGACAACTCGCCGAGGCGTCGGGCGTCGACGTCGTCACCGCGCCGGACCTCATCGAGGCGACGAGTGACGCCGGCTCGTTCATGACGCTGTCCGGCACGGTGAAGCGCAGTGCGATGAAGCTGTCGAAGATCTGCAACGACCTGCGGCTGCTGGCGTCGGGGCCGCAGGCGGGCCTCGGTGAGATCACGCTGCCGCCGCGGCAGGCCGGGTCCTCGATCATGCCGGGCAAGGTGAACCCGGTGATCCCGGAGGTGGTGAACCAGATCGCCTTCGCCGTCGCCGGGGCGGACACCACGGTGACGATGGCGGCCGAGGGCGGGCAGCTGCAGCTCAACGCCTTCGAGCCGATCATCGCGCACTCGATCCTGCAGTCGCTGCAGTGGATGGCCCGCGGCTGCGCGACCCTCCGCGAGCACTGCGTCATCGGCATCGAGGCGAACGAGGCCAAGCTCGCCGCACAGGTCGACACGAACGTCGGTGTCGTCACCGCACTGACGCCGTACATCGGCTACGCGGCGGCGGCGTCGATCGCGCACACGGCGTTGACGACGTCGACGCCGATCTCCACGCTGGTGATCGCGGCGGGCCTGATGGACGAGCACCAGGTGCACCGCGTCCTCAGCCCGGCGCGCCTGTC